In the Helianthus annuus cultivar XRQ/B chromosome 11, HanXRQr2.0-SUNRISE, whole genome shotgun sequence genome, one interval contains:
- the LOC110889429 gene encoding uncharacterized protein LOC110889429 isoform X5: MDGLFEANQRNVKRVNHTRELPQNNKMVAIHTDNLDVLIMDVEAQPIMILMKLRISQCIRSLEISDADAVVDDPDDEKNDRRTLGWWIL; encoded by the exons ATGGATGGTTTATTTGAAGCAAATCAACGTAATGTCAAAAGG GTAAATCACACCAGGGAGCTTCCTCAAAACAACAAAATGGTAGCCATACATACAGACAATCTTGAT GTTCTTATCATGGATGTTGAAGCTCAGCCCATCATGATTCTG ATGAAGCTGAGAATCAGCCAGTGTATTCGTTCTCTGGAAATATCAGATGCAGATGCAGTGGTGGATGATCCTGATGAT GAAAAAAATGATAGGAGGACGCTCGGATGGTGGATACTTTAA
- the LOC110889429 gene encoding uncharacterized protein LOC110889429 isoform X1 — MDGLFEANQRNVKRVNHTRELPQNNKMVAIHTDNLDVLIMDVEAQPIMILMKLRISQCIRSLEISDADAVVDDPDDEDARMVDTLKEFVVNIDACDGGNQLAMVQYVKDPYANYRKMEVYGSVDLKSQTMHIT, encoded by the exons ATGGATGGTTTATTTGAAGCAAATCAACGTAATGTCAAAAGG GTAAATCACACCAGGGAGCTTCCTCAAAACAACAAAATGGTAGCCATACATACAGACAATCTTGAT GTTCTTATCATGGATGTTGAAGCTCAGCCCATCATGATTCTG ATGAAGCTGAGAATCAGCCAGTGTATTCGTTCTCTGGAAATATCAGATGCAGATGCAGTGGTGGATGATCCTGATGAT GAGGACGCTCGGATGGTGGATACTTTAAAGGAATTTGTTGTGAATATCGACGCTTGCGATGGTGGAAATCAACTTGCAATGGTTCAGTATGTTAAAGATCCTTATGCTAATTATAGAAAGATGGAGGTATACGGCTCCGTTGATTTAAAAAGTCAAACCATGCACATTACTTGA
- the LOC110889429 gene encoding uncharacterized protein LOC110889429 isoform X2, with protein MDGLFEANQRNVKRVNHTRELPQNNKMVLIMDVEAQPIMILMKLRISQCIRSLEISDADAVVDDPDDEDARMVDTLKEFVVNIDACDGGNQLAMVQYVKDPYANYRKMEVYGSVDLKSQTMHIT; from the exons ATGGATGGTTTATTTGAAGCAAATCAACGTAATGTCAAAAGG GTAAATCACACCAGGGAGCTTCCTCAAAACAACAAAATG GTTCTTATCATGGATGTTGAAGCTCAGCCCATCATGATTCTG ATGAAGCTGAGAATCAGCCAGTGTATTCGTTCTCTGGAAATATCAGATGCAGATGCAGTGGTGGATGATCCTGATGAT GAGGACGCTCGGATGGTGGATACTTTAAAGGAATTTGTTGTGAATATCGACGCTTGCGATGGTGGAAATCAACTTGCAATGGTTCAGTATGTTAAAGATCCTTATGCTAATTATAGAAAGATGGAGGTATACGGCTCCGTTGATTTAAAAAGTCAAACCATGCACATTACTTGA
- the LOC110889429 gene encoding uncharacterized protein LOC110889429 isoform X4, with translation MVAEVNHTRELPQNNKMVLIMDVEAQPIMILMKLRISQCIRSLEISDADAVVDDPDDEDARMVDTLKEFVVNIDACDGGNQLAMVQYVKDPYANYRKMEVYGSVDLKSQTMHIT, from the exons ATGGTTGCTGAG GTAAATCACACCAGGGAGCTTCCTCAAAACAACAAAATG GTTCTTATCATGGATGTTGAAGCTCAGCCCATCATGATTCTG ATGAAGCTGAGAATCAGCCAGTGTATTCGTTCTCTGGAAATATCAGATGCAGATGCAGTGGTGGATGATCCTGATGAT GAGGACGCTCGGATGGTGGATACTTTAAAGGAATTTGTTGTGAATATCGACGCTTGCGATGGTGGAAATCAACTTGCAATGGTTCAGTATGTTAAAGATCCTTATGCTAATTATAGAAAGATGGAGGTATACGGCTCCGTTGATTTAAAAAGTCAAACCATGCACATTACTTGA
- the LOC118483959 gene encoding uncharacterized protein LOC118483959, which yields MAIKFVVYCGGKWEVVDGRLEYVVQADFVRRGFETSTTVSYNTFLKNLSESTGLQNITRVSYKMSTFNDPIDIVDDSDLTFLSNIAETNPLELFKLYVVQDQVGSSVGSSNFFKCPDLNVNVFPEVECNTSYKSGVTDNVNCPLENKSQFYIGYIFRNKQEMKIELGKLCLSESFSYKVDRSSKTRYEVSCIDENCQWNFKAASRESCDIFYVKHFNNKHTCSKTQTYPHMRQANPMVVGSLLVEQFKDSGRIYRSTEIVKDFRIKEKVNLTYMQAWRGKCNALQLLQGSSSSSFAELPVYCYNLEKVNPGTVTHIRTDSESRFEMLFVAIGAVIRSFVHNLRPLIIIDAAHLKGEFKGTMFLAVGMDGNNQIFPIGYGIGKSEDGESWTCRKGGVSKKLSRVMLSSFDGQPSITVKKKEYESLWWKTCKSYRISDFQESFDALCAAVPRLRNILIEIGFDKWSRAHCPARRYHYMTSNSAESMNALSNHARKIPITQLIEFFIQSVQKWFYDRRKEGIQGEHLLTPWAQKKIRGKVEGSRSWVVAGISQDSFDVDDGGKRGLVDFSNGTCSCRVWQVSGLPCGHVIAVSRFLGEPDCAHYAMSFYSNEVYKSTYVEYINPVPDKSEWEVPNGLVNLQPPLITKRQAGRPKENKRILSLGEDPTPVYCGKCKTYGHSRASCLAPPKTKTSSRTVSKPEPRTAQVEAGEFQDYVLQNTWPSYNLGDD from the exons ATGGCAATCAAATTTGTTGTTTACTGTGGTGGCAAGTGGGAAGTCGTTGATGGGAGGCTAGAGTATGTGGTCCAAGCAGATTTTGTTAGACGTGGTTTTGAAACTTCTACTACAGTTTCTTATAACACATTTTTAAAAAATCTTAGTGAGTCAACAGGTCTTCAAAACATCACACGTGTATCTTACAAAATGTCAACTTTTAACGATCCCATTGATATAGTTGATGATTCCGATCTTACTTTTTTATCCAATATTGCGGAAACAAACCCTCTTGAGTTATTTAAATTATATGTGGTGCAAGATCAAGTTGGTTCATCTGTGGGTTCTTCGAATTTTTTTAAATGTCCTGATCTTAACGTAAATGTTTTTCCTGAAGTTGAATGTAACACATCATATAAATCTGGAGTTACTGATAATGTTAATTGTCCCCTTGAAAATAAAAGCCAGTTTTACATAGGTTATATTTTCCGTAACAAACAGGAAATGAAAATAGAATTAGGAAAATTGTGTCTTTCCGAAAGTTTTTCGTATAAAGTAGACAGATCATCCAAAACTCGTTACGAAGTATCTTGTATTGATGAGAATTGCCAGTGGAATTTCAAGGCAGCGAGTCGGGAATCTTGTGATATTTTTTACGTAAAACATTTTAACAACAAACATACATGTTCTAAGACGCAAACATATCCACATATGCGACAAGCAAACCCAATGGTGGTGGGTAGCTTATTAGTAGAACAATTTAAAGATTCTGGACGGATATACCGTTCGACCGAAATTGTAAAGGATTTTAGGATTAAAGAAAAAGTCAATTTAACGTATATGCAAGCATGGCGTGGTAAATGTAACGCATTACAACTTTTGCAAGGTAGTTCGTCAAGTTCTTTTGCAGAACTTCCCGTCTATTGTTATAACTTGGAGAAGGTTAATCCAGGAACAGTGACACACATACGCACTGATTCTGAAAGTCGTTTTGAAATGTTATTTGTGGCCATAGGTGCGGTG ATTCGGAGCTTTGTCCATAATTTAAGACCGCTTATCATCATAGATGCTGCCCACTTGAAGGGTGAATTTAAGGGAACAATGTTTTTGGCTGTGGGCATGGACGGAAACAATCAGATTTTTCCTATTGGTTATGGAATTGGTAAATCTGAGGACGGTGAGTCGTGGACGTG CCGTAAGGGTGGTGTTTCCAAGAAGCTTTCACGGGTTATGTTGTCGTCATTTGATGGTCAACCTTCGATTACCGTAAAAAAAAAGGAATATGAGAGTCTTTGGTGGAAGACGTGCAAATCTTACCGGATATCCGATTTTCAAGAATCATTCGACGCGCTATGTGCTGCTGTTCCAAGATTACGAAACATTCTTATAGAAATTGGGTTTGACAAATGGTCAAGAGCACATTGTCCAGCCAGAAGATATCATTACATGACATCTAATAGCGCTGAATCTATGAATGCTTTATCAAACCATGCCCGAAAAATTCCAATAACCCAACTGATAGAATTTTTCATACAGTCTGTCCAAAAATGGTTCTATGATCGCCGGAAAGAGGGAATTCAAGGGGAACACTTGCTTACACCGTGGGCTCAAAAAAAAATTCGAGGCAAAGTGGAAGGTTCTCGTTCGTGGGTGGTTGCTGGAATTTCCCAGGACAGTTTTGATGTTGATGACGGTGGAAAGAGAGGTTTAGTTGACTTCTCAAATGGAACATGCAGTTGTCGGGTTTGGCAAGTATCTGGGTTACCTTGCGGGCACGTTATTGCGGTATCTAGATTTTTAGGTGAACCAGATTGTGCTCATTATGCGATGTCATTTTACAGTAATGAAGTTTATAAATCGACGTATGTGGAATATATAAATCCAGTCCCTGATAAATCAGAGTGGGAAGTACCCAATGGACTGGTGAATCTGCAACCACCGCTTATTACAAAACGACAAGCCGGACGTCCGAAAGAAAACAAACGAATCCTATCGCTAGGAGAGGACCCAACTCCCGTATATTGCGGTAAGTGCAAAACGTATGGGCATTCACGTGCGAGCTGTTTAGCACCGCCCAAAACAAAGACTTCTTCTCGCACCGTCTCTAAGCCGGAACCCAGAACCGCCCAAGTTGAAGCCGGAGAATTTCAGGATTATGTACTTCAAAATACATGGCCCTCGTACAACTTGGGTGATGATTAA
- the LOC110889429 gene encoding cyclin-B2-4 isoform X3 has protein sequence MVAEVNHTRELPQNNKMVAIHTDNLDVLIMDVEAQPIMILMKLRISQCIRSLEISDADAVVDDPDDEDARMVDTLKEFVVNIDACDGGNQLAMVQYVKDPYANYRKMEVYGSVDLKSQTMHIT, from the exons ATGGTTGCTGAG GTAAATCACACCAGGGAGCTTCCTCAAAACAACAAAATGGTAGCCATACATACAGACAATCTTGAT GTTCTTATCATGGATGTTGAAGCTCAGCCCATCATGATTCTG ATGAAGCTGAGAATCAGCCAGTGTATTCGTTCTCTGGAAATATCAGATGCAGATGCAGTGGTGGATGATCCTGATGAT GAGGACGCTCGGATGGTGGATACTTTAAAGGAATTTGTTGTGAATATCGACGCTTGCGATGGTGGAAATCAACTTGCAATGGTTCAGTATGTTAAAGATCCTTATGCTAATTATAGAAAGATGGAGGTATACGGCTCCGTTGATTTAAAAAGTCAAACCATGCACATTACTTGA